From the Natronococcus sp. AD-5 genome, one window contains:
- a CDS encoding carbohydrate ABC transporter permease, whose product MSETAENDGLLDALPVDEGTVRTTGLYVALYGAALLFLLPYLWMLSMSFKTEAELFAQEPHWIPSEITLEWYEIVLSESLVLRWTVNTLIIAGVTTFLVLVVDSLIAFSLTRLDWPGQNAVLAIIIASFMVPAYVNIVPLYTLVADLGLISNFSGVILPLTAGPLGVFLLVQFFQDFPEEIEEAARLDGFSTFQIYSRLTLPLMKSPLTALALFTFVTSWNQYLWPLIVLQEEVAYTLPIGLVTLSSNQVFQPGLMMAATVVASLPLFVVFLILQDHLINAVKIQGTTG is encoded by the coding sequence ATGAGTGAGACCGCCGAGAACGATGGGCTCCTGGACGCCCTTCCCGTCGACGAGGGAACGGTCCGCACGACGGGACTCTACGTCGCGCTCTACGGCGCTGCGCTGCTGTTCCTGCTTCCGTACTTGTGGATGCTGTCGATGTCGTTCAAGACGGAGGCGGAACTGTTCGCCCAGGAACCGCACTGGATCCCGTCGGAGATCACCCTCGAGTGGTACGAGATCGTCCTCTCGGAGTCACTCGTCCTCCGGTGGACCGTCAACACGCTCATCATCGCCGGGGTCACCACGTTCCTGGTGCTGGTCGTCGACTCGCTCATCGCGTTTTCGCTGACGCGACTCGACTGGCCGGGTCAGAACGCGGTCCTCGCGATCATCATCGCGAGCTTCATGGTGCCCGCGTACGTGAACATCGTTCCGCTGTACACGCTCGTCGCCGATCTGGGGCTCATCAGCAACTTCTCCGGCGTCATCTTGCCGCTGACGGCGGGACCGCTCGGCGTGTTCCTGCTGGTGCAGTTCTTCCAGGACTTCCCCGAGGAGATCGAGGAGGCGGCGCGGTTGGACGGCTTCTCGACGTTCCAGATCTACTCGCGGCTCACGCTGCCGCTGATGAAGTCGCCGCTGACGGCGCTGGCGCTGTTCACGTTCGTCACGAGCTGGAACCAGTACCTGTGGCCGCTGATCGTGCTCCAGGAGGAGGTGGCGTACACGCTTCCCATCGGGCTCGTAACGCTGTCGAGCAATCAGGTGTTCCAGCCGGGGCTGATGATGGCCGCGACGGTCGTCGCGTCGCTCC
- a CDS encoding carbohydrate ABC transporter permease: MEFGNHLVNRVGRLKEGATALSDRETVEGILFALPYLAVFSVFLLYPLLKGLYMSLFDWNAIYPEESEFILFDNYVRMMNDGRFWNAVKNTLYFVVLTVPTLVTLGLMLALGVNRHVKGQKFLRAVFFSPYILTVSVVALIWIEMYAPQYGVLNYYLEFVVDGAPNWLNSHAFAMPAIALATVWWTLGFNFVILFSARQSVPERLYEAARLDGASSWNAFKDITLPQMKPALLFVTVVQFIASFQIFGQVHIMTSGGPGRSTETLVVYLYRAAFQQHDFGYAAAIGYFLFAVLIVVSLANYYFMGDSDE; encoded by the coding sequence ATGGAGTTCGGGAATCACCTGGTCAACCGGGTCGGACGGCTAAAGGAGGGCGCGACCGCGTTGAGCGACCGGGAGACGGTCGAAGGAATCCTTTTCGCGCTTCCGTACCTCGCCGTCTTCAGCGTGTTCCTCCTGTACCCCCTGCTGAAGGGGCTGTACATGAGCCTGTTCGACTGGAACGCCATCTACCCGGAGGAGTCGGAGTTCATCCTGTTCGACAACTACGTTCGGATGATGAACGACGGCCGCTTCTGGAACGCCGTGAAGAACACGCTGTACTTCGTGGTGCTGACGGTGCCGACGCTGGTGACGCTCGGGTTGATGCTGGCGCTCGGCGTCAACCGCCACGTCAAGGGTCAGAAGTTCCTGCGGGCCGTGTTCTTCAGCCCGTACATCTTGACCGTCTCCGTCGTGGCGCTCATCTGGATCGAGATGTACGCGCCGCAGTACGGCGTGCTCAACTACTACCTCGAGTTCGTCGTCGACGGCGCGCCGAACTGGCTGAACTCGCACGCGTTCGCCATGCCGGCCATCGCGCTGGCGACGGTGTGGTGGACGCTCGGGTTCAACTTCGTGATCCTGTTCTCGGCGCGCCAGAGCGTTCCGGAACGGCTCTACGAGGCGGCGCGCCTCGACGGCGCGAGCAGCTGGAACGCGTTCAAGGACATCACGCTGCCTCAGATGAAGCCGGCGTTGCTGTTCGTGACCGTGGTCCAGTTCATCGCCTCGTTCCAGATCTTCGGACAGGTACACATCATGACCAGCGGCGGTCCGGGGCGGTCGACCGAGACGCTGGTCGTCTACCTGTACCGGGCCGCGTTCCAGCAACACGACTTCGGGTACGCCGCCGCGATCGGCTACTTCCTGTTCGCCGTGTTGATCGTCGTGTCGCTCGCGAACTACTACTTCATGGGTGATAGCGATGAGTGA
- a CDS encoding ABC transporter substrate-binding protein, producing MPNPSRRDCAVDRRKFIGAVGAAGVAGFAGCLNSLPGGDGDGEDGIEYWTLFGGGDGDAMESMVDQYNEEHDTQINRQRQPWDEYYDKLYTALSGGSAPDLAIIHTSQLAAYRDHLQPLGDLIDDSTADDYVDSIWSMTETGDDRLALPLDTHPAGFYYNKDIFEEAGLDPESPPETHEEFSEACDAIAENTDYNAFGPTPYGGFELIRTYFMFLRQTGGQLLNDDNTQAAFDTDTGVEVAEYLANVSGEWGWDSPEISDNRWEKEFRSGQLGIIQNGTWFYGVAADADFEFGMFEPFVYPDGDEEYTWADSHTIAIPRDPDRSEEETQGALEAAIWLTQEPDTWGTEAGHLPASESILESDELRDTDVWKKTLSTYYEMAQNDQLAYQPRIESMTDYQDPLWENLAEIYSQNLSPEEGISNAAEEINSTLE from the coding sequence ATGCCTAACCCAAGTAGACGCGACTGTGCAGTCGACAGGAGGAAGTTCATCGGCGCGGTCGGCGCGGCCGGCGTCGCCGGCTTCGCTGGCTGCCTCAACAGCCTGCCCGGCGGAGACGGTGACGGCGAGGACGGGATCGAGTACTGGACGCTGTTCGGCGGCGGCGACGGCGACGCCATGGAGTCGATGGTCGACCAGTACAACGAGGAACACGACACCCAGATCAACCGCCAGCGGCAGCCCTGGGACGAGTACTACGACAAACTGTACACCGCGCTGTCCGGGGGGAGCGCACCGGATCTCGCCATCATCCACACGTCCCAGCTCGCGGCGTACAGGGATCACCTCCAGCCGCTCGGGGACCTCATCGACGACTCGACCGCCGACGATTACGTCGACTCCATCTGGTCGATGACCGAGACGGGCGACGACCGACTCGCCCTGCCGCTCGATACCCATCCGGCCGGGTTCTATTACAACAAGGACATCTTCGAGGAGGCGGGGCTGGACCCCGAGTCGCCCCCGGAGACGCACGAGGAGTTCTCGGAGGCGTGCGACGCCATCGCCGAAAACACGGATTACAACGCGTTCGGTCCGACGCCGTACGGCGGGTTCGAGCTGATCCGAACGTACTTCATGTTCCTGCGCCAGACCGGCGGTCAGCTGCTGAACGACGACAACACCCAGGCGGCGTTCGACACCGACACCGGCGTCGAGGTCGCGGAGTACCTGGCGAACGTCAGCGGCGAGTGGGGCTGGGACAGCCCGGAAATCTCCGACAACCGCTGGGAGAAGGAGTTCCGCTCCGGCCAGCTCGGCATCATCCAGAACGGGACCTGGTTCTACGGCGTCGCCGCGGACGCGGACTTCGAGTTCGGGATGTTCGAGCCGTTCGTCTACCCGGACGGCGACGAGGAGTACACGTGGGCCGACAGCCACACCATCGCGATTCCGCGCGATCCCGACCGGAGCGAGGAGGAGACCCAGGGGGCCCTCGAGGCCGCGATCTGGCTCACGCAGGAGCCCGACACCTGGGGGACCGAGGCGGGCCACCTCCCGGCCAGCGAGTCGATCCTCGAGTCCGACGAGCTGCGCGACACCGACGTCTGGAAGAAGACGCTCAGTACCTACTACGAGATGGCGCAGAACGACCAGCTCGCCTACCAGCCCCGCATCGAGTCGATGACCGACTACCAGGACCCGCTGTGGGAGAACCTCGCCGAAATCTACTCGCAGAACCTCTCCCCGGAGGAAGGCATCAGCAACGCCGCCGAGGAGATCAATTCCACGCTCGAGTAA
- a CDS encoding ABC transporter ATP-binding protein: MSGVSFTNVKKTYNNGSIVAVDDFSLEIEDGEFVSIVGPSGSGKSTLLRMIAGLEDITGGEIRIGDRVVNDVAPQKRGVAMVFQNYALYPHMSVRKNMSYGLKLTTDLSSAEIDERVEEAAGMMGISDLLDKRPGNLSGGQQQRVATGRAIVREPEVFLMDEPLSNLDAKLRLHMRTELQRIQEELDTTTIYVTHDQEEAMTMSDRVVVVSEAELQQVATPEEIYEEPANRFVAKFVGSPTMNFFDVRLEGSTLIGPGFEYELPAEHAERARSRATSDAMTLGVRPENIHLADEGWEAMVDVVEPIGSDNYLYVRLEDEECTVRVPADVKPTEGEPIRITFDGSRMHLFDATAEENLLADRDKRVAPQTAE; the protein is encoded by the coding sequence ATGAGTGGTGTTAGCTTCACAAACGTCAAGAAAACATACAACAATGGATCGATAGTCGCCGTCGACGACTTTTCGCTGGAAATCGAGGACGGAGAGTTCGTCTCTATCGTCGGTCCGTCGGGTTCCGGCAAGTCCACCCTCCTCCGGATGATCGCGGGGCTCGAGGACATCACCGGCGGCGAGATCCGCATCGGTGATCGCGTGGTCAACGACGTCGCGCCCCAGAAGCGGGGCGTCGCGATGGTGTTTCAGAACTACGCGCTGTATCCCCACATGTCGGTTCGAAAGAACATGTCCTACGGCCTCAAGCTGACGACGGACCTCTCGTCGGCGGAGATCGACGAGCGCGTCGAGGAGGCCGCCGGGATGATGGGGATCAGCGACCTGCTCGACAAGCGGCCGGGTAACCTCTCCGGCGGGCAGCAACAGCGCGTGGCGACCGGACGCGCCATCGTGCGCGAACCCGAGGTGTTCCTGATGGACGAACCCCTGAGCAACCTCGACGCGAAGCTGCGCCTGCACATGCGAACGGAACTCCAGCGCATTCAGGAGGAACTCGACACGACGACGATTTACGTCACCCACGACCAGGAGGAGGCGATGACGATGAGCGACCGGGTGGTCGTGGTCTCCGAGGCCGAGCTCCAGCAGGTCGCCACGCCCGAGGAGATCTACGAGGAGCCGGCGAACCGCTTCGTCGCCAAGTTCGTCGGCAGTCCCACGATGAACTTCTTCGACGTTCGGCTCGAGGGATCGACGCTGATCGGCCCCGGATTCGAGTACGAGCTCCCGGCCGAGCACGCGGAACGCGCCCGTTCGCGAGCGACGAGCGACGCGATGACGCTGGGCGTTCGCCCCGAGAACATCCACCTCGCCGACGAGGGCTGGGAGGCGATGGTCGACGTCGTCGAACCGATCGGGAGCGACAACTACCTCTACGTGCGCCTCGAGGACGAGGAGTGTACGGTTCGGGTCCCCGCCGACGTAAAACCGACCGAAGGTGAACCGATCCGGATCACCTTCGACGGCTCGCGCATGCACCTCTTCGACGCGACCGCCGAGGAGAATCTGCTCGCCGACCGCGACAAACGAGTGGCCCCACAGACCGCGGAGTAG
- a CDS encoding family 43 glycosylhydrolase: protein MDRRAFLRRASVAALGAAAGCLGSDDDPAFSNPVFEPTLADPSIVRADDGSFYAYGTEDDWYSDDEHPADGVQFVPVARSEDLVEWEYVGEAFETKPDWKDSGGLWAPHVDAYDDRYYLYYAYSVWGDDNPGIGVATADHPAGPFEDRGKLFDSEEIGVENSIDPFFFVEEGTPYLFWGSWHGIWGVELEDDGFAVAGEPFRIAADDHFEAPYIVERDGRYYFFGSNGRCCDGADSDYHAVVGRSDSFDGPYVNRDGDPLEENPGTTILEGSDAFIGPGHNAVIRDDAGTDWLVYHAYDADDPWINSTPRRALMIDRIRWEDGWPAIDGGVPSEEARTPVIED, encoded by the coding sequence ATGGATCGCAGAGCCTTCCTGAGACGGGCGTCCGTCGCGGCGCTCGGTGCGGCGGCCGGCTGTCTGGGCAGCGACGACGACCCGGCGTTCAGCAATCCCGTATTCGAACCGACGTTGGCCGACCCGTCCATCGTCCGGGCCGACGACGGCTCGTTCTACGCGTACGGAACGGAAGACGACTGGTACAGCGACGACGAACACCCCGCGGACGGCGTCCAGTTCGTCCCGGTCGCCCGCTCCGAGGACCTCGTCGAGTGGGAGTACGTCGGCGAAGCCTTCGAGACGAAACCGGACTGGAAGGACAGCGGCGGCCTCTGGGCGCCACACGTCGACGCCTACGACGATCGGTACTACCTCTACTACGCGTACTCGGTGTGGGGCGACGACAACCCGGGTATCGGCGTCGCGACCGCCGACCACCCGGCGGGCCCGTTCGAGGACCGCGGCAAACTGTTCGACAGCGAGGAAATCGGCGTCGAGAACTCCATCGACCCGTTCTTCTTCGTCGAGGAGGGGACGCCGTACCTGTTCTGGGGAAGCTGGCACGGCATCTGGGGCGTCGAACTCGAGGACGACGGGTTCGCGGTCGCCGGCGAACCGTTCCGCATCGCCGCCGACGATCACTTCGAGGCGCCGTACATCGTCGAACGCGACGGTCGCTACTACTTCTTCGGCTCGAACGGACGCTGCTGTGACGGCGCGGACAGCGACTATCACGCGGTCGTCGGTCGGTCCGACTCCTTCGACGGGCCGTACGTGAACAGAGACGGCGACCCGCTCGAGGAGAACCCGGGAACGACGATTCTCGAGGGGAGCGACGCGTTTATCGGACCGGGACACAACGCGGTAATTCGGGACGACGCCGGGACCGACTGGCTCGTCTATCACGCCTACGACGCCGACGACCCGTGGATCAACAGCACACCGCGTCGAGCGCTGATGATCGATCGCATCCGCTGGGAGGACGGCTGGCCGGCTATCGACGGCGGCGTTCCGAGCGAGGAAGCCCGCACACCGGTCATCGAAGACTGA
- a CDS encoding dihydrofolate reductase family protein, whose product MTDGGTTFTFVTDGTESAVERAKEAAGDGDVSIAGGANAVQQCLEAGLLDELRIHLVPLLLGDGIRSFARSDGAPIELERTRAVASAAVTHLRYRVGERAEVG is encoded by the coding sequence GTGACGGACGGCGGCACGACGTTCACCTTCGTGACCGACGGTACCGAGAGCGCCGTAGAGCGGGCGAAGGAAGCCGCGGGCGACGGGGACGTTTCGATCGCGGGCGGCGCGAACGCCGTTCAGCAGTGTCTCGAGGCGGGACTGCTCGACGAGTTGCGGATTCACCTCGTTCCCCTCCTGCTCGGAGACGGAATTCGTTCGTTCGCGCGGTCGGACGGTGCGCCGATAGAACTGGAACGAACGAGGGCGGTAGCGTCAGCTGCCGTAACGCACCTTCGATACCGCGTCGGGGAGCGAGCGGAGGTGGGCTGA
- a CDS encoding SRPBCC family protein: protein MRMRFASEAERDEAAGFGAVEGAKQTLDRLDAHLAARRNGGETWRDKSRCKRVDVAGRVRRRTER from the coding sequence ATGCGGATGCGCTTCGCGTCGGAAGCGGAACGCGACGAAGCCGCGGGGTTCGGCGCGGTCGAAGGCGCGAAGCAGACGCTCGATCGGCTCGACGCACACCTTGCAGCCCGACGGAACGGAGGTGAAACCTGGCGTGACAAAAGTCGCTGCAAACGTGTCGACGTCGCTGGACGGGTTCGTCGCCGGACCGAACGATAG
- a CDS encoding SRPBCC family protein — translation MTPDTTETEFDPSEYDLTITRTFDAPRERVWEAWTEPARVEQWWGPEGFTSTVHEMDVRPGGTFRIDMEAPDGTVYPDEGDFHEVDEPERLVITSRAFEDDDGSYRLEVRNAVTFADRGDTTELTLEAEVLKATEDMAGPLEGMEQGWSQSLDELAESVDRSAAGSA, via the coding sequence ATGACACCCGATACGACCGAAACCGAGTTCGATCCGAGCGAGTACGACCTGACCATCACGCGAACGTTCGACGCACCGCGAGAGCGCGTCTGGGAAGCCTGGACCGAGCCCGCGCGAGTCGAACAGTGGTGGGGCCCGGAGGGCTTTACGAGTACGGTCCACGAGATGGACGTACGACCCGGCGGCACCTTCCGCATCGACATGGAAGCACCCGACGGAACCGTCTACCCGGACGAGGGCGACTTTCACGAGGTGGACGAGCCCGAACGACTCGTGATCACCAGTCGAGCCTTCGAGGACGACGATGGTAGCTACCGACTCGAGGTGCGCAACGCGGTTACGTTCGCGGACCGCGGCGACACGACGGAGCTCACGCTGGAGGCGGAGGTTCTGAAAGCGACCGAGGACATGGCTGGCCCTCTCGAAGGGATGGAACAGGGCTGGAGCCAGAGCCTCGACGAGCTCGCCGAGTCCGTCGACCGGTCTGCTGCGGGATCAGCGTGA
- a CDS encoding ArsR/SmtB family transcription factor, which produces MVERQSNDPDLDAIFGALAHPTRRDLIEQLAGGPKSVGDLAEPHDTSLAAVSKHLQVLEDAGLIEVEKDGRFRRCHLEAAPLSDAFGWLTRYRVFWEDRFDALADHLEADDR; this is translated from the coding sequence ATGGTTGAACGACAGTCGAACGATCCGGACCTCGACGCGATCTTCGGGGCGCTGGCACACCCGACTCGACGGGACCTCATCGAGCAACTGGCCGGCGGCCCAAAGAGCGTCGGCGATCTGGCGGAGCCACACGATACGTCGCTGGCCGCGGTTTCGAAGCATCTGCAAGTGCTGGAGGACGCTGGCCTCATCGAAGTCGAGAAGGACGGGCGTTTCCGTCGGTGTCACCTGGAGGCCGCACCGCTGAGCGACGCCTTCGGCTGGTTGACCCGGTACCGCGTGTTCTGGGAGGATCGATTCGACGCGCTCGCAGACCATCTGGAGGCAGATGACAGATGA
- a CDS encoding trypsin-like serine peptidase: MVKELTKEIPEAVEEELLERENVVGVGRGRRRVRGQFTDEEVIVTFVERKVEEEELDEDQLVPQSVDIEDQDVDTDVQEAPGGFYALQQQRTASQPMRQQTVPQPTVEEQAVTAPATTRRTRHDRWRQAPAGVSISHPEITFGTLGSPPLVTQEGEHVFLTNAHVAAPMDEAERGDSILQPGRYHGGNNPEDKIGELLEWGDLSADKDNTSDSALVKITGNAVRNDILGLGPLVGWTEANYEEEHMKSGARTNVTSGHLIARDVTAVIDYRPQQLRFTGLDVFEPISAGGDSGSLIGITRQDKSFYATSLLFAGSVRQTLAIRWTPSRKNTGNSEWNNGNSQAISKSSQDCTKEDKSNSPYRAGRSSPRASNRGKHPRHRAVKCNNRRWLDRVSGLRRPRRDHRKPELRG; this comes from the coding sequence ATGGTTAAAGAGCTAACAAAAGAAATACCGGAAGCGGTAGAGGAGGAACTACTCGAGCGGGAGAACGTCGTCGGCGTAGGCCGAGGGAGGAGGCGCGTGCGCGGCCAATTTACCGACGAAGAAGTCATCGTCACGTTCGTCGAACGGAAGGTCGAGGAAGAGGAACTCGACGAAGATCAACTGGTTCCCCAATCGGTCGACATCGAAGATCAGGACGTAGATACCGACGTCCAGGAAGCACCCGGCGGGTTTTACGCGCTACAACAACAGCGGACGGCTTCCCAGCCGATGCGACAGCAGACAGTTCCCCAGCCGACGGTCGAAGAGCAAGCGGTAACAGCCCCGGCAACGACCCGGCGGACCCGCCACGACCGATGGCGGCAAGCTCCCGCTGGGGTGTCCATCAGTCACCCGGAGATCACGTTCGGAACGCTCGGCTCCCCGCCGCTCGTCACGCAGGAAGGTGAGCACGTGTTTCTCACGAACGCTCACGTTGCCGCACCGATGGACGAGGCGGAACGTGGCGATAGTATCCTTCAACCCGGGAGATACCACGGCGGGAACAATCCGGAAGACAAGATCGGCGAACTTCTGGAGTGGGGGGACCTCTCGGCGGACAAGGACAATACCTCCGATAGCGCGCTCGTCAAAATCACCGGTAACGCGGTCAGAAACGACATCCTCGGCCTCGGACCGCTCGTCGGCTGGACGGAAGCGAACTACGAGGAGGAACACATGAAAAGCGGGGCGCGGACCAACGTGACCAGCGGGCACCTCATCGCTCGTGACGTAACAGCGGTGATCGACTACAGGCCGCAACAACTGCGGTTCACCGGGCTGGACGTGTTCGAACCGATCAGTGCCGGTGGCGACAGTGGGAGCCTCATCGGCATCACGCGCCAGGATAAATCCTTCTACGCCACCAGCCTCCTGTTCGCCGGCAGCGTCCGGCAGACGCTCGCTATCCGATGGACGCCGTCCAGGAAGAACACGGGCAACTCGGAGTGGAACAACGGCAACAGCCAGGCGATCAGCAAGAGCAGTCAGGACTGTACCAAGGAGGACAAGAGCAACAGCCCCTACAGAGCCGGTCGGAGCTCACCCCGGGCCTCCAACAGGGGCAAACATCCCCGTCACAGGGCGGTGAAATGCAACAACCGCCGATGGCTGGACAGGGTGTCGGGACTTCGCCGGCCGCGGAGGGACCACCGGAAGCCCGAACTCAGGGGATGA
- a CDS encoding Sec-independent protein translocase subunit TatA/TatB: MTSIAPLFVPVPGGPELLIIVGIAILLFGAQKIPKLARSIGESAGEFKKGRTKVERELEDIKRESAGDVDTDSQS, from the coding sequence GTGACATCAATCGCACCGCTGTTCGTTCCCGTCCCCGGCGGGCCCGAACTGCTGATCATCGTCGGGATTGCCATCCTGCTGTTCGGCGCGCAGAAGATCCCGAAACTCGCACGATCCATCGGTGAATCGGCCGGCGAATTCAAGAAAGGACGGACGAAAGTCGAACGGGAACTCGAAGACATCAAACGCGAATCCGCCGGCGACGTCGACACGGACTCCCAGTCGTAA
- the melA gene encoding alpha-galactosidase, with protein sequence MPAITFIGAGSMVFAKNLVGDILSFEALSGSTITLMDVDEHRLAQTTEVATAMVENGDVEATVEATTDRREALEGSDYVLNMINVGGTEPFENEIRIPQEYGVNQSIGDTLGPGGIFRGLRTIPTMLEIAEDMEELCPDALLLNYTNPMAIVCWAVDEATDIDTVGLCHSVPHTVEAIADYVDLPQDELEYWVAGINHVAWFLELEHEGRDVYPMLEEVMTDPDVYERDTVRFEMLKHFGAFVTESSHHMSEYVPYFRTDDAVIDEMTGTGYAERMPTATYLEGWKERSEERDSALEDAEPEAVEIERSEEYASRLIHSIGTDTPRRLNLNVSNDGGHITNLPAEACVEVPCLVDGTGVRPCSVGDLPPELVGLVRSNVDVQKLAVEGALEGDRDAVHRAVKLDPLTAAELSLGEIHEMTERLIEANEAHLPELT encoded by the coding sequence ATGCCCGCGATCACGTTTATCGGAGCCGGGAGTATGGTGTTCGCGAAGAACCTCGTCGGCGACATCCTCTCGTTCGAGGCGCTTTCGGGTAGTACGATCACGCTGATGGACGTCGACGAACACCGACTCGCACAGACGACCGAAGTGGCGACGGCGATGGTCGAGAACGGCGACGTCGAGGCGACCGTCGAGGCGACGACCGATCGGCGAGAAGCGCTCGAGGGCTCGGATTACGTGCTGAACATGATCAACGTGGGCGGTACCGAGCCGTTCGAAAACGAGATTCGCATCCCGCAGGAGTACGGCGTCAACCAATCGATCGGCGACACGCTCGGCCCCGGCGGCATCTTCCGCGGGTTGCGAACGATCCCGACGATGCTCGAGATCGCCGAAGACATGGAAGAACTCTGCCCCGATGCGTTACTGCTGAACTACACTAACCCGATGGCGATCGTCTGCTGGGCGGTGGACGAAGCCACCGACATCGATACCGTCGGACTCTGCCACAGCGTTCCCCACACCGTCGAAGCGATCGCCGACTACGTCGACCTCCCGCAGGACGAACTCGAGTACTGGGTCGCCGGAATCAATCACGTGGCCTGGTTCCTCGAACTCGAACACGAGGGACGAGACGTCTACCCAATGCTCGAGGAGGTCATGACCGATCCGGACGTCTACGAGCGGGACACGGTCCGGTTCGAGATGCTGAAACACTTCGGCGCGTTCGTCACCGAATCCAGTCACCACATGTCGGAGTACGTGCCGTACTTCCGGACTGACGACGCCGTTATCGACGAGATGACCGGAACCGGGTACGCCGAACGGATGCCGACCGCTACCTACCTCGAGGGGTGGAAAGAGCGCTCTGAGGAACGGGACAGCGCGCTCGAGGACGCTGAACCCGAAGCCGTCGAGATCGAACGATCCGAGGAGTACGCGTCCCGCCTCATCCACTCGATAGGGACGGACACGCCGCGACGATTGAACCTGAACGTCTCTAACGACGGAGGTCACATCACGAATCTCCCGGCCGAGGCCTGCGTCGAAGTTCCGTGCCTCGTCGACGGCACCGGCGTTCGCCCCTGCTCAGTCGGCGACCTACCGCCGGAACTCGTCGGTCTCGTTCGCTCGAACGTCGACGTTCAGAAGCTCGCCGTCGAGGGAGCGCTCGAGGGAGACCGCGACGCAGTTCACCGAGCCGTCAAACTCGATCCGCTGACCGCCGCCGAACTCTCGCTCGGCGAGATCCACGAGATGACCGAACGGCTCATCGAAGCGAACGAAGCGCATCTGCCGGAGCTGACGTAG